A genomic window from Prunus persica cultivar Lovell chromosome G2, Prunus_persica_NCBIv2, whole genome shotgun sequence includes:
- the LOC18786869 gene encoding exportin-7-B isoform X4: MYNDYLQGVIVVMILYLEKLSELVNVEGYSDWIRLVAEFTLKSLQSWKWASSSVYYLLGLWSRLVTSVPYLKGDAPSLLDEFVPKITEGFITSRFNSVQDGSPDDLSENPLDNVELLQDQLDCFPYLCRFQYESSSLYIINIVEPILQIYTERARVQTSDNSDLSVIEAKLAWIVHIVAAILKIKQCTGCSAESQEVLDAELSARILQLINVTDSGVHSQRYGEISKQRLDRAILTFFQHFRKSYVGDQAMHSSKQLYARLSELLGLHDHLLMLNAIVGKIATNLKCYTESEEVIGHTLSLFLELASGYMTGKLLLKLDTVKFIVANHTREHFPFLEEYRCSRSRTTFFYTIGWLIFMEDSPVKFKSSMDPLLQVFINLESTPDSMFRTDAVKYALIGLMRDLRGIAMATNSRRTYGLLFDWLYPAHMPLLLKGILHWSDTPEVTTPLLKFMAEFVLNKAQRLTFDSSSPNGILLFREVSKLIVAYGSRILSLPNVADIYAFKYKGIWISLTILTRALAGNYVNFGVFELYGDRALSDALDIALKMTLSIPLADILAFRKLTRAYFAFLEVLFNSHIVYILNLDTTTFMHIVGSLESGLKGLDTSISSQCASAVDNLAAFYFNNITMGEAPTLPTAVNLARHISDCPNLFPEILKTLFEIVLFEDCGNQWSLSRPMLSLILISEQMFSDLKVRILASQPADQHQRLSQCFDKLMADVTRSLDSKNRDKFTQNLTVFRHEFHVK, translated from the exons ATGTACAATGATTATCTTCAGGGGGTTATTGTTGTGATGATTTTGTACCTTGAAAAG TTGTCAGAGCTTGTGAATGTGGAAGGCTATAGTGACTGGATTCGTTTAGTAGCAGAGTTCACATTAAAGTCTTTGCAATCCTGGAAG TGGGCTAGCAGCAGTGTATACTACCTTTTAGGACTATGGTCTAGATTGGTGACATCTGTACCATACTTGAAAGGCGATGCACCCAGCTTGCTTGATGAATTTGTGCCAAAAATTACCGAAGGTTTCATCACATCAAGATTTAATTCCGTTCAG GATGGGTCGCCAGATGATCTTTCTGAGAACCCATTAGACAATGTTGAACTTCTTCAGGATCAGCTGGATTGTTTTCCTTACCTCTGTAGATTCCAG TATGAAAGCAGTAGTTTGTATATAATAAACATAGTGGAGCCTATTCTGCAAATATACACG GAAAGAGCTCGAGTGCAGACCAGTGATAACAGTGACCTCTCTGTTATTGAAGCCAAACTTGCTTGGATTGTTCATATTGTTGCTGCAATTCTTAAGATAAAACAATGTACTGGGTGCAg TGCTGAGTCACAAGAAGTACTTGATGCGGAACTTTCGGCTCGTATCTTGCAATTAATAAATGTCACTGACAGTGGGGTACACAGCCAG AGATATGGTGAAATAAGCAAGCAAAGACTTGATCGTGCAATCCTTACCTTCTTTCAACATTTTCGGAAGTCTTATGTGGGTGATCAGGCCATGCATTCTTCGAAG CAGTTATATGCCCGCCTTTCTGAGCTTCTTGGACTTCATGATCATCTTTTAATGTTAAATGCAATTGTTGGCAAGATTGCTACAAACCTGAAATGTTATACTGAG AGTGAGGAGGTCATTGGTCACACCCTGAGTTTATTTTTGGAGCTGGCATCTGG ATACATGACTGGAAAGCTACTTTTGAAGTTGGATACTGTCAAATTTATAGTTGCCAATCACACT AGGGAGCACTTCCCATTTCTAGAAGAGTATAGATGTTCTCGCAGCAGAACAACTTTCTTTTACACAATTGGTTGGCTAATATTCATGGAAGACAGCCCTGTGAAATTTAAATCTTCCATGGATCCACTTCTGCaa GTTTTCATCAATCTGGAATCAACTCCTGATTCAATGTTTCGTACTGATGCTGTAAAGTATGCGTTAATTGGGCTGATGAGAGACCTTAGGGGAATTGCCATGGCCACAAATAG TCGCAGAACTTATGGGCTTCTGTTTGATTGGTTGTACCCCGCACACATGCCGCTTCTTTTGAAAGGCATTTTGCACTGGTCTGATACACCAGAG GTGACCACCCCTTTACTGAAATTCATGGCTGAGTTTGTACTGAACAAAGCCCAACGTTTGACTTTTGACTCATCTTCTCCTAATGGCATACTTCTTTTCCGAGAAGTCAGTAAATTGATTGTTGCTTATGGGTCAAGGATTTTGTCTCTCCCAAATGTTGCTGATATATATGCCTTCAAATACAAGGGAATATGGATTTCTTTAACTATTCTCACGAGAG CTCTTGCTGGAAATTATGTCAACTTTGGGGTGTTTGAGCTATATGGTGATAGAGCTCTTTCTGATGCACTTGATATCGCACTGAAGATGACATTATCAATTCCTTTGGCTGATATATTGGCATTCCGTAAG CTGACAAGGGCCTACTTTGCGTTCTTGGAGGTTTTATTCAACAGCCATATAGTTTATATACTGAATCTGGATACCACTACTTTTATGCATATAGTTGGATCCCTTGAATCTGGGCTTAAAGGTCTAGATACAAGTATTTCATCACAG TGTGCATCTGCTGTTGATAATTTGGCTGCTTTCTACTTCAACaacatcaccatgggtgaggCGCCCACATTGCCTACTGCTGTCAATCTTGCTCGTCACATTTCAGACTGCCCCAATTTGTTTCCAGAA ATACTGAAGACGCTATTTGAGATTGTTTTATTCGAGGACTGTGGCAACCAGTGGAGTCTCAGCAGACCAATGCTCAGCTTGATACTTATTAGTGAGCAG ATGTTCTCTGATTTGAAAGTTCGGATCTTGGCTTCACAG CCAGCAGATCAACATCAGCGGCTTTCACAGTGTTTTGACAAGCTTATGGCAGATGTTACCAGAAGCTTGGATTCAAAGAACAGGGACAAGTTTACCCAAAACCTGACAGTATTCAGGCATGAGTTTCATGTGAAGTAA